A genomic segment from bacterium encodes:
- the hydG gene encoding [FeFe] hydrogenase H-cluster radical SAM maturase HydG: protein MKTLAPMTLSDSALDFIDDARLETMLAGKRPELAQVEQIVAKSLDKQALSVEETAVLLKADQPAAVELVFAAARRLKQEVYGNRIVLFAPLYVGNHCVNDCVYCAFRRSNPESVRRTLSQPEVVRQVEALESHGHKRLILVFGEHPLYDAEFMAETVRTVYGVRQGVGGEIRRVNINAAPLDHAGYRIMKAAGIGTYQIFQETYHHATYASLHPAGTRKADFLWRLDGPGRAIEAGCDDVGIGALFGLADWRFEVLGLVSHALHLQQRHGVGPHTISFPRLRPAQGVEHSGASLVRDEDFKRLVAVLRLAVPYTGLICTARENAELRREIMGFGVSQIDAGSRIEIGGYTECGDSQLMEREQFCLGDIRSLDTVMGELLQDGFLPSFCTACYRLGRTGEHFMEFAIPGFIKRYCTPNALTTLTEYLVDYASPETRVLGAEVVRKELEKMEESPLKAQLIQKLERIDRDGERDLYF, encoded by the coding sequence ATGAAGACATTGGCTCCCATGACACTGAGTGACTCCGCGCTGGACTTTATCGACGATGCGCGGCTTGAAACCATGCTGGCCGGCAAGCGCCCGGAACTGGCGCAGGTCGAGCAGATTGTGGCCAAGAGCCTGGACAAACAGGCCCTCAGTGTGGAGGAGACCGCGGTCCTTCTCAAGGCCGATCAACCCGCGGCGGTGGAACTCGTATTCGCTGCCGCGCGCCGGCTCAAACAGGAGGTCTACGGCAACCGGATAGTGCTCTTCGCCCCGCTATACGTGGGCAACCACTGCGTGAACGACTGCGTCTATTGCGCTTTCCGCCGCAGCAACCCCGAGTCGGTGCGCCGCACCCTGTCGCAGCCGGAGGTGGTGCGCCAGGTGGAAGCCCTGGAGAGCCACGGCCACAAGCGGCTCATTCTCGTGTTCGGCGAGCACCCGCTGTACGACGCCGAGTTCATGGCCGAGACGGTGCGCACGGTCTACGGGGTGCGCCAGGGCGTGGGCGGCGAGATCCGCCGGGTGAACATCAACGCCGCGCCGCTGGATCACGCGGGCTACAGGATAATGAAAGCCGCCGGGATCGGCACTTATCAGATATTCCAAGAGACATACCACCACGCCACCTACGCCTCCCTGCACCCGGCCGGCACGCGCAAGGCCGATTTCCTCTGGCGTCTGGACGGGCCCGGGCGGGCCATCGAGGCCGGCTGTGACGATGTCGGCATCGGGGCCCTGTTCGGCCTGGCCGACTGGCGTTTCGAGGTGCTGGGCCTGGTCAGCCACGCCCTGCACCTTCAGCAGCGTCACGGCGTGGGGCCGCACACGATCAGTTTCCCGCGCCTGCGCCCGGCCCAGGGAGTGGAGCACTCCGGCGCCAGTCTGGTGCGGGATGAGGATTTCAAGCGCCTGGTGGCGGTCCTGCGCCTGGCCGTGCCCTACACCGGACTGATCTGCACCGCCCGCGAGAACGCCGAACTGCGCCGCGAGATCATGGGTTTCGGCGTGAGCCAGATCGACGCCGGCAGCCGGATCGAGATCGGCGGCTACACCGAATGCGGAGATTCCCAGCTCATGGAGCGCGAGCAGTTCTGCCTGGGAGACATCCGCAGCCTGGACACGGTGATGGGCGAGCTGCTCCAGGACGGGTTCCTGCCCAGTTTCTGCACCGCCTGCTACCGTCTGGGCCGCACGGGCGAGCATTTCATGGAGTTCGCCATACCGGGGTTCATCAAACGCTATTGCACCCCCAACGCCCTGACCACCCTGACCGAGTACCTGGTGGATTACGCCAGCCCGGAAACCCGCGTCCTGGGCGCCGAGGTGGTGCGCAAGGAACTGGAAAAAATGGAGGAAAGTCCGCTCAAGGCCCAGCTTATCCAGAAACTGGAGCGGATCGACCGGGAC